In Geotalea uraniireducens, one genomic interval encodes:
- a CDS encoding glycosyltransferase: MTHPILCALLRGAAPDRSAALCGRIAVLAAEAALPAHFLIRNDLADAVPAPAARTTVAATAGTAELLRTIGALYQQTPFRVVHVHNDDDLRLFLLWRLLTRQPFMIVRTWFPDDAVQPGRLNNLIYNRLTAVNLLLAGTSGDDGAVIALLDRFRLKNLFTVRDDRQLANGGAAMFEHCYRSMTQPSRQQAISGVKNDWSHIALTYITHYYLNQGSPNAVFNLLKRYEQCDRAVLDRLHFVIVDDGSPLQPEIPELNLNITWLRVNEDIRWNQSGARNLGAVYAKSDKILLTDLDHEFPEETLRAMIEAPECGRSIYKIYRIDQHSGKSRKGHANTFFLSRARFMRFWGYDEEFSGHYGAEDYRFVKFQKAHGCRQRYFNSRYRCHIRADIDRKREYHSLSRDLSCNTPVDARKKFELDTFGPAAGHSRTFLDFTWTTVREHRREISTEPAVNRGWKRRWLWRWLVGER, translated from the coding sequence ATGACTCATCCGATTTTATGTGCCCTGCTGCGGGGGGCGGCGCCGGACCGCAGCGCCGCGTTGTGCGGGCGGATTGCCGTGCTGGCTGCCGAGGCCGCGCTGCCGGCCCACTTCCTAATCCGCAACGATCTGGCGGACGCCGTGCCGGCACCGGCTGCCCGAACGACCGTTGCTGCCACCGCCGGCACCGCCGAGCTGCTGCGGACTATCGGTGCGCTGTACCAACAAACGCCGTTCCGGGTCGTCCACGTCCATAACGACGACGATCTGCGCCTGTTCCTCCTTTGGCGTCTCCTGACCCGTCAGCCGTTCATGATCGTCAGGACCTGGTTTCCTGACGACGCCGTCCAGCCGGGGAGGCTGAACAATCTGATCTACAACCGCCTTACCGCCGTCAACCTGCTGCTGGCCGGCACCAGTGGCGACGATGGGGCGGTCATTGCCCTGCTTGACCGTTTCCGGCTGAAGAACCTCTTCACCGTTCGCGACGACCGGCAATTGGCGAACGGCGGCGCCGCCATGTTCGAGCACTGTTATCGCTCGATGACCCAGCCGAGCCGGCAGCAGGCGATCAGCGGCGTCAAGAACGACTGGTCGCACATTGCGCTGACCTATATCACCCATTATTATCTCAATCAGGGATCGCCCAACGCGGTCTTCAACCTGTTGAAGCGGTACGAACAGTGCGACCGGGCGGTGCTCGACCGGCTCCACTTCGTCATCGTCGACGACGGTTCGCCGCTGCAGCCCGAGATCCCGGAACTGAATCTCAATATCACCTGGCTGCGGGTCAACGAGGATATCCGCTGGAACCAGAGCGGCGCCCGCAACCTCGGCGCCGTCTATGCGAAATCGGACAAAATTCTCCTGACCGACCTCGACCACGAATTCCCGGAAGAAACCCTGCGGGCGATGATCGAGGCCCCCGAGTGCGGCCGCTCGATCTACAAGATTTATCGCATCGACCAGCACAGCGGCAAATCCCGCAAGGGGCACGCCAACACCTTTTTCCTGTCGCGGGCCCGTTTCATGCGGTTCTGGGGGTATGACGAAGAGTTCAGCGGACATTACGGCGCCGAGGATTACCGGTTCGTCAAATTCCAGAAAGCCCACGGCTGCCGGCAGCGGTACTTTAATTCCCGTTACCGGTGCCACATCCGGGCCGATATCGACCGAAAGCGGGAATACCACAGCCTTTCCCGGGATCTGAGCTGCAACACGCCGGTCGATGCACGGAAGAAGTTTGAGCTTGATACCTTTGGGCCGGCGGCCGGCCATAGCCGGACATTTCTCGACTTTACCTGGACCACGGTGCGGGAGCACCGGCGCGAGATCTCGACCGAGCCCGCCGTTAACCGGGGCTGGAAGCGGCGCTGGCTGTGGCGGTGGCTGGTCGGGGAACGGTAA
- a CDS encoding glycosyltransferase family protein: MKLVCITDQFEGSDHSSIEGIFGGYLQAHCDVQLVYFSRERREPYCDGRRLILPYRFKRHGAAGQIDRFVSLSSVDFVIVRNFFPVLRDVVRQRKGVGFRIGFWNSFPHTYRRLFEAEQERRAVLRKSVEYRVRSYFERRLVDRCDFLVTMSPEFQASFYPGLAIPHLALPMGIDFAGLPTYQPAGGGRKRLIYTGTVDSLRQTDLIAEALAGLDEDFALDIYTRSDNATTRKIAALGDRRITLCPPLPRPELFRKMAGYDAGIGLIPENRLYNVSSPTKTLEYYGIGMPAIVNYLPEYVALFDERSAFFCDFRKDAIQKAVRQVLAAPAHRLAEMGQRGREIVVNGRSYESLAQRLFRFLEGLQ, encoded by the coding sequence ATGAAGCTTGTCTGCATCACTGATCAGTTCGAAGGTTCGGATCACTCGTCGATCGAGGGGATTTTTGGCGGCTATCTGCAGGCGCACTGCGATGTTCAGCTGGTCTACTTCTCCCGGGAGCGGCGCGAGCCGTACTGCGATGGGCGCCGGCTTATCCTGCCGTACCGCTTCAAGCGGCACGGGGCCGCCGGCCAGATCGACCGCTTCGTTTCCCTGTCGAGCGTTGACTTCGTCATCGTCCGCAATTTCTTTCCGGTGCTGCGGGACGTCGTGCGCCAGCGCAAAGGGGTGGGGTTCAGGATCGGTTTCTGGAATTCCTTTCCCCATACCTATCGGCGGCTTTTCGAGGCCGAGCAGGAGCGGCGGGCGGTCCTGCGGAAAAGCGTCGAATACCGGGTCCGGAGCTACTTCGAACGGCGCCTGGTCGACCGGTGCGATTTTCTTGTCACCATGTCGCCGGAGTTTCAGGCCAGTTTCTACCCCGGGCTGGCCATTCCCCACCTGGCGCTACCGATGGGGATCGACTTCGCCGGGCTGCCGACCTATCAGCCGGCAGGGGGGGGGCGAAAGCGGCTCATCTATACCGGCACGGTCGATTCGCTCCGCCAGACCGACCTGATTGCCGAGGCGCTGGCCGGGCTCGACGAGGATTTTGCCCTCGATATCTATACCCGGAGCGACAATGCCACCACACGGAAGATTGCGGCACTCGGCGACCGGCGGATCACGCTCTGCCCGCCGCTGCCGCGGCCGGAACTCTTCAGGAAGATGGCCGGCTACGACGCGGGCATCGGACTGATCCCGGAGAACCGGCTCTACAATGTCTCGTCGCCGACCAAAACGCTCGAATACTACGGCATCGGCATGCCGGCGATCGTCAATTACCTTCCTGAATACGTTGCCCTCTTCGATGAACGTTCGGCGTTTTTCTGTGATTTCAGGAAGGATGCCATTCAGAAGGCGGTCCGGCAGGTGCTTGCCGCGCCGGCGCACCGGCTTGCCGAAATGGGCCAGCGGGGCAGGGAGATCGTGGTCAACGGCCGCAGCTACGAGAGTCTGGCGCAACGGCTTTTCCGGTTTCTGGAGGGATTGCAGTGA
- a CDS encoding glycosyltransferase family 4 protein, protein MNDKVPRRVLIVSPDAFLPRYNMFPDFVIGKKLADEGTLQVFFATRKTAGTRMFGSYEGVRTYRLPGLFYRNNRLWSLCRSFFAALLLLLLVRPDLLFVNHFRSGCFPLVFLARLFGCRTVQSEAGILHDDYITDDRDNPLRAPVKVDNIIWRLGAVGGGRGAKKRLFNYFRHWPWYHVDRLVFYSRHNLDYARLIGLDERKIKTVRHFFNARYLERSTAAIEQYRLPGKKVVFLICQLKLRKGYDLFLEAAKRVAGSREDVVFILASSSPDKARREAIREFVEVNNLDGKLLFLTSISNEVRNYLYERADVYLMPSRYEGFGLPAIEAGHSGCVVVASDVPALNEFLEDGTNALLFAVDDLDDLYRQVLAALDLNDDEKAKLAAGMARSSEWFDIGRLENFTREFLELVQ, encoded by the coding sequence ATGAACGATAAGGTGCCCCGCAGGGTGTTGATTGTGTCGCCGGATGCCTTCTTGCCGCGCTACAACATGTTCCCGGATTTCGTGATCGGCAAGAAGCTGGCGGACGAAGGGACGCTGCAGGTGTTTTTTGCCACCCGGAAAACCGCCGGCACCAGGATGTTCGGCAGCTACGAAGGGGTCCGGACGTACCGGCTCCCCGGCCTGTTTTACCGTAACAACCGGCTCTGGTCGCTGTGCCGTTCGTTTTTTGCCGCGTTGCTGCTGCTACTGTTGGTTCGCCCGGATCTGCTGTTCGTCAACCATTTCCGTTCGGGCTGCTTCCCGCTCGTCTTCCTGGCGCGGCTGTTCGGGTGCCGGACGGTGCAGAGCGAGGCGGGAATCCTCCATGACGACTACATTACCGACGACCGGGACAACCCGCTCCGGGCGCCGGTCAAGGTCGACAATATCATCTGGCGGCTCGGCGCCGTCGGCGGGGGGCGCGGGGCGAAAAAACGGCTCTTCAACTATTTCCGGCACTGGCCGTGGTATCATGTCGACCGGCTGGTGTTCTATTCGCGCCACAACCTCGACTATGCGCGGCTGATCGGCCTCGACGAGCGAAAAATCAAAACGGTGCGGCATTTTTTCAACGCACGCTACCTGGAGCGGAGCACCGCGGCGATCGAGCAGTATCGCCTGCCGGGCAAGAAAGTGGTCTTTCTCATCTGCCAGCTCAAGCTGCGCAAAGGATACGACCTGTTCCTCGAAGCGGCGAAACGGGTTGCCGGCAGCCGCGAGGACGTAGTCTTCATCCTGGCCAGCTCCAGCCCGGACAAGGCCAGGCGGGAGGCGATCCGGGAGTTTGTCGAGGTCAATAACCTGGATGGCAAACTGCTCTTTCTGACGAGTATTTCCAACGAGGTGCGCAATTACCTCTATGAGCGGGCCGATGTCTACCTGATGCCGTCGCGCTACGAGGGGTTCGGCCTGCCGGCGATCGAAGCCGGCCATTCCGGCTGCGTCGTGGTCGCCTCCGACGTGCCGGCGCTCAACGAATTTCTGGAAGATGGCACGAACGCCCTGCTGTTCGCGGTTGACGATCTGGATGACCTCTACCGGCAGGTCCTGGCGGCCCTCGACCTGAACGATGACGAGAAGGCGAAGCTGGCTGCCGGGATGGCCCGGTCGAGCGAGTGGTTCGACATCGGCCGGCTGGAGAACTTTACCCGGGAGTTTCTGGAATTGGTGCAATGA
- a CDS encoding class I SAM-dependent methyltransferase, which translates to MKKENYSAAYYDDIVAQSLGGLRKKYAKFISYVREPLQPRRIVDLGCGSGTLCAYLRERFPTAEILGLDKFETPLASARQRYPGLLFKSCDLENEDFPVESASVDLVTSHEVIEHLDSIDHFFRETCRILAPGGIMILKTPNGLDLMRYVARLTGSIWYADHDKTHRRYYDYFSVKDALAPFGFSRLSAHTGTKPLYRKGIVIIPAIPFLGNGLVVVAGK; encoded by the coding sequence ATGAAAAAGGAAAATTATTCGGCGGCATACTACGACGACATCGTCGCCCAGTCCCTCGGCGGGCTGCGGAAGAAATACGCCAAGTTCATCTCCTATGTCAGGGAGCCGCTCCAGCCGCGGCGGATCGTTGACCTGGGCTGCGGTTCGGGGACACTCTGCGCCTATCTGCGGGAGCGTTTTCCCACGGCGGAAATCCTCGGTCTGGACAAGTTCGAGACCCCGCTTGCGTCGGCGCGGCAGCGCTATCCCGGCCTGCTGTTCAAGTCCTGCGATCTCGAAAACGAGGACTTCCCGGTCGAGTCGGCCAGCGTCGATCTGGTGACCTCCCATGAGGTTATCGAGCATCTCGACTCGATCGACCATTTTTTCCGGGAGACGTGCCGGATCCTTGCCCCGGGGGGCATCATGATCCTGAAAACGCCAAACGGCCTCGACCTGATGCGCTATGTCGCCCGGCTCACCGGCTCGATCTGGTATGCCGATCACGACAAGACGCACCGCCGGTATTACGACTACTTCTCGGTCAAGGATGCGCTGGCCCCGTTCGGCTTCAGCCGGCTTTCCGCCCATACCGGCACCAAACCCCTGTATCGCAAGGGGATCGTCATTATTCCGGCAATTCCTTTCCTGGGGAACGGGCTGGTGGTCGTTGCCGGAAAATGA
- a CDS encoding glycosyltransferase family 9 protein: MARFLHKLLDRYLERYLRAHPQQLQPIERLERPPARLLVISSTALGDTLLSTPAIKSLRKSFPEARITFLVHRNVAPLFAGFPYVDETVLYHGGYRRFFSTVAELRRQQPEAALIFHGNGPQDIALAVLSGARFILKHPTASPQRIYLSHQFMPKRQHTIEDRLDLVRLLGGTVIDPTMEIPPLRDGNRDAAVLAGLGGAGKIVGFQVGASHPYNMWPIDNFGRLAEKILAADPEVTIVVTGVDRERPLGEKLVHACGNRVLNCCGRYGIADLPYLIRRFSLLVTGDTGPMHLAIALGVPTLSLFSAANHLGTGPYQDPTLHRVIQKDGSFVHRLPKKQRDDSAMRLISVEEVFAAYEACLHH; encoded by the coding sequence ATGGCCAGATTCCTCCACAAACTGCTCGACCGGTACCTCGAACGCTACCTGCGAGCCCACCCGCAGCAGTTGCAGCCCATTGAGCGGCTCGAGCGCCCGCCGGCCCGTCTTCTGGTCATCTCTTCGACGGCGCTCGGCGACACGCTGCTCTCGACGCCGGCGATCAAGAGCCTGCGCAAGTCGTTTCCCGAGGCGCGGATCACCTTCCTGGTCCATCGCAACGTGGCGCCGCTCTTTGCCGGTTTTCCCTATGTCGACGAGACGGTTCTCTATCATGGCGGCTACAGGCGTTTTTTCAGCACCGTCGCCGAGTTGCGTCGGCAGCAGCCGGAGGCGGCACTCATCTTCCACGGCAACGGCCCCCAGGATATCGCCCTGGCGGTCCTGAGCGGTGCCCGGTTCATCCTCAAGCACCCGACGGCGAGTCCGCAGCGGATTTACCTTTCGCACCAGTTCATGCCGAAACGGCAACACACCATCGAAGATCGGCTCGACTTGGTCCGGCTGCTCGGCGGCACGGTGATCGATCCGACCATGGAAATCCCGCCGCTTAGGGACGGGAACCGGGACGCCGCGGTCCTGGCCGGTCTGGGCGGAGCGGGGAAAATAGTCGGCTTCCAGGTAGGGGCGTCCCATCCCTACAACATGTGGCCGATCGACAACTTCGGCCGGCTGGCCGAAAAGATCCTGGCGGCCGATCCCGAGGTGACCATCGTCGTTACCGGCGTCGACCGGGAGCGCCCCCTGGGAGAAAAGCTCGTCCATGCCTGTGGCAACAGGGTGCTGAACTGCTGCGGCCGTTACGGGATCGCCGATTTACCCTATCTCATCCGGCGTTTTTCGCTGCTCGTCACCGGCGACACCGGCCCGATGCACTTGGCGATCGCCCTCGGCGTCCCGACGCTGTCGCTCTTCTCGGCGGCCAACCACTTGGGCACCGGCCCGTACCAGGACCCGACCCTGCACCGGGTGATCCAGAAAGACGGGAGCTTTGTCCATCGCCTCCCCAAGAAGCAGCGTGACGACAGCGCCATGCGCCTTATCTCCGTGGAAGAAGTCTTTGCCGCCTATGAAGCTTGTCTGCATCACTGA
- a CDS encoding polysaccharide deacetylase family protein, translating to MRPVPVLMYHHVNPHRGDTVTVTPEVFDGQMRYLAEQGYRTLSLDELGAYLRGELALRERAVVVTFDDGWLDNYRYAFATLARYRIKATIFVVTGRTGQCGCQEGAAAAEIPSHGAAKRLIADGDADKVVLGWELIEEMARGGLIEFHSHTVSHRKCGELAGEELRTEIEESKRVMEERLGRPCRFLCWPYGSFNAEGVALARQAGYEGVFTVRPDVVRPGTDPYAIPRIVVKDSVSWFKSRLRIYTSPFWAPLYLATRKKA from the coding sequence ATGAGGCCGGTGCCGGTGCTGATGTACCACCATGTCAACCCGCACCGCGGCGATACGGTCACCGTCACGCCGGAGGTCTTCGACGGCCAGATGCGCTATCTGGCCGAGCAGGGGTACCGAACCCTCAGCCTCGACGAACTCGGCGCCTATCTGCGCGGCGAATTGGCACTGCGGGAGCGGGCGGTGGTCGTCACCTTCGACGACGGCTGGCTGGACAACTACCGCTACGCCTTCGCCACCCTGGCGCGCTACCGGATCAAGGCGACCATCTTCGTGGTGACCGGCCGCACCGGCCAGTGCGGCTGCCAGGAAGGCGCCGCGGCGGCGGAGATTCCCTCCCACGGCGCGGCCAAACGGCTGATTGCTGACGGCGATGCCGACAAGGTGGTCCTGGGGTGGGAGCTGATCGAGGAGATGGCCCGCGGCGGCCTGATCGAATTTCATTCGCACACCGTCTCCCATCGGAAATGCGGCGAGCTGGCGGGCGAGGAACTGCGGACCGAGATCGAAGAGTCGAAGCGGGTAATGGAAGAACGGCTGGGGCGGCCATGCCGCTTTCTCTGCTGGCCCTACGGCAGTTTCAATGCCGAAGGGGTGGCCCTGGCGCGGCAAGCCGGCTACGAGGGGGTATTCACCGTCCGTCCGGATGTCGTCCGGCCCGGCACCGACCCCTATGCGATTCCCCGCATCGTCGTCAAGGATAGTGTTTCGTGGTTCAAGAGCCGGCTGCGGATCTATACCAGCCCGTTTTGGGCGCCGCTGTACCTGGCGACGAGAAAAAAAGCCTGA
- a CDS encoding glycosyltransferase family 4 protein, which produces MKIALIRQRYTPFGGAERYMARLVSSLLAAGHAVHVIAAAWETDDTAGVTFHRVPVRAPFGWLRAIVFARNARRLVANERFDLVFSLERTLRQDVYRAGDGCHRRWLRQKNLGKGWPARLATMLNPLHWTYLALERRLFTDPALRGVIANAAFVRDDIVNIYGVAPEKVRIVRNGLEPAAFDRSAAPESRAGLAEEFGLGDELRLLYVGSGFERKGVPALIRAAARLSVPFRLFVVGKGRAAKYRRLAARLGIGDRVVFTGPRKDVNRFYLGCDVFAFPTRYDPFSNATLEAMAAGLPVVTSRFNGVAELIDSGKNGFVVDDPLDTAAIAAALERLAPPAVRERLGEEAYRTVLPLTMERNVRETLEVLLSVLPASVGGRPGRP; this is translated from the coding sequence GTGAAGATTGCCCTGATCAGACAGCGATATACGCCGTTCGGCGGCGCCGAGCGCTATATGGCCCGACTGGTGAGCAGCCTGCTGGCCGCGGGGCATGCGGTGCACGTTATCGCCGCTGCCTGGGAGACGGACGATACCGCGGGGGTCACGTTTCACCGGGTGCCGGTCCGGGCGCCGTTCGGCTGGCTCCGGGCGATCGTCTTTGCCCGGAATGCCCGGCGGCTCGTGGCGAACGAACGGTTCGATCTGGTGTTCAGTCTGGAACGGACCCTCCGGCAGGATGTCTACCGGGCCGGCGACGGCTGCCACCGCCGCTGGCTACGGCAGAAGAACCTCGGCAAGGGGTGGCCGGCGCGGCTGGCCACCATGCTCAACCCACTTCATTGGACCTATCTGGCGCTGGAGCGTCGGCTGTTCACCGACCCGGCGCTGCGGGGGGTGATTGCCAACGCGGCGTTCGTTCGGGATGATATCGTTAATATCTATGGCGTGGCGCCGGAGAAGGTCAGAATAGTCCGGAACGGCCTGGAACCGGCCGCCTTTGATCGCAGCGCGGCTCCGGAATCGCGGGCCGGCCTGGCGGAGGAGTTCGGCCTGGGGGATGAGTTGCGGCTCCTCTATGTCGGCTCCGGTTTCGAGCGGAAGGGGGTGCCGGCCCTGATCCGTGCCGCGGCGCGTCTTTCCGTGCCGTTCCGCCTGTTCGTCGTTGGCAAGGGGCGGGCGGCCAAATACCGCCGCCTGGCGGCCCGGTTGGGGATCGGCGACCGTGTGGTCTTTACGGGGCCGAGAAAAGATGTTAATCGTTTCTATCTCGGCTGCGACGTCTTTGCCTTTCCCACCCGTTACGATCCGTTCAGCAATGCCACTCTGGAAGCGATGGCGGCGGGACTGCCGGTGGTCACCAGCCGTTTCAACGGCGTAGCCGAACTGATCGACAGCGGAAAAAACGGCTTCGTGGTTGACGATCCGCTCGACACGGCGGCAATTGCCGCGGCGCTCGAACGCCTGGCGCCTCCCGCAGTGCGGGAGCGGCTGGGCGAGGAGGCGTACCGGACAGTCCTGCCGCTGACTATGGAACGGAATGTTCGGGAAACCCTAGAGGTGCTGCTGTCCGTCTTGCCGGCTTCGGTCGGTGGGCGACCCGGCCGGCCATGA